In one window of Chloroflexota bacterium DNA:
- a CDS encoding zf-HC2 domain-containing protein → MTDTFEAQTAEHTEHSSTIEMSLVLDGLLDVEETARFHDHLARCESCRSRWTKWQSIDHILEVEPFVGPASGFMFRVDERIGREQQRRERLLGGLVLVGGTFSLWSLVLIGFLATTAIWLYVNSEARLQIVEYLAYSSQLVALAAGNLDRIQDALLALVPSSSVVAALLVAVALSVILWIRLVFFGERYNGYLLEGNGRD, encoded by the coding sequence ATGACAGATACCTTCGAGGCACAAACGGCAGAGCACACTGAGCACAGTTCGACCATCGAGATGTCGCTGGTGCTGGATGGACTGCTGGACGTCGAGGAAACCGCGAGATTCCACGACCATCTGGCTCGCTGTGAAAGCTGCCGCAGCCGCTGGACAAAGTGGCAGAGCATCGATCACATTCTGGAAGTCGAGCCCTTCGTTGGTCCGGCTTCAGGATTCATGTTCAGGGTGGATGAACGAATTGGACGGGAGCAGCAGCGCCGGGAACGACTGTTAGGTGGATTGGTTCTCGTCGGCGGTACTTTTTCGCTCTGGAGTCTCGTATTGATAGGATTCCTGGCGACGACCGCAATCTGGCTGTATGTCAATTCGGAAGCGCGACTGCAGATCGTGGAGTATCTTGCCTATTCGAGCCAGTTGGTTGCTCTGGCCGCAGGAAACCTGGATCGAATTCAGGATGCGCTTCTGGCCTTGGTGCCGTCTTCCTCCGTGGTGGCTGCTTTGCTCGTCGCAGTCGCGTTGTCGGTGATCCTGTGGATCCGCCTGGTTTTCTTTGGAGAACGGTACAATGGCTACTTGCTTGAGGGAAATGGCCGGGATTGA
- a CDS encoding sigma-70 family RNA polymerase sigma factor: protein MTVNDEQKWIGEARRGDRTAFSRLVEVYQIPVYNLAYRMLGNRQEAEDAAQETFLRAYKRLASYNPNLKFRNWILSIASHHCIDKLRRRRFTWLSIEDNPSLSWLASDDQRPEDAAIRSERSAEVRGLLDFLEPGYRAPLVLRYWHDLSYKEIAETLDLTESAVKSRLHRARIQMAALLEEQAAKPVETDSNEQPESTTKAKNGRKLNFKLGKALGIVG, encoded by the coding sequence GTGACTGTCAATGATGAACAGAAATGGATAGGGGAGGCGCGGCGTGGCGACCGGACAGCCTTTAGCCGATTGGTGGAGGTCTATCAGATTCCGGTCTATAACCTGGCCTATCGCATGTTGGGAAACCGGCAGGAAGCTGAGGATGCTGCCCAGGAGACGTTTCTGCGGGCATACAAGCGCCTGGCTTCCTATAATCCGAACCTGAAATTCAGGAACTGGATCTTGTCAATAGCGTCCCATCACTGTATTGACAAGCTGCGAAGGCGCCGGTTCACCTGGCTGTCCATTGAGGATAATCCTTCGTTGAGCTGGCTGGCCAGCGATGACCAGCGTCCCGAGGACGCTGCCATACGGTCCGAGCGGTCCGCAGAAGTGCGTGGTCTGCTGGATTTTCTGGAGCCCGGCTATCGTGCTCCGCTGGTGTTGCGATACTGGCACGATCTCTCCTACAAGGAGATAGCCGAGACACTGGATCTCACGGAGTCGGCGGTAAAATCCCGACTGCACAGAGCCCGCATTCAGATGGCGGCGTTGCTCGAGGAACAGGCGGCCAAGCCGGTAGAAACTGACTCAAATGAGCAACCAGAATCAACGACAAAGGCCAAGAATGGTCGAAAACTCAATTTCAAACTGGGCAAAGCCCTTGGCATAGTTGGTTGA
- a CDS encoding polymer-forming cytoskeletal protein — protein sequence MRKQIVLAFSLAIVLLMTLAVPVLAQSDGPGQIVLGGEYTLQSGQILRGDLGVLGGNAIIEKNATVFGDVIVAGGNLDVAGRIDGDIAVFGGNVTLEESATVDGDVVSFGGNVRREGGAVVEGDVTEDYAPEFPGFRGLPIFPGNLDDFQPMLPRTSPGQVIFGAFLGFLRSVILVFALSGLALLVALIWPRGVERIGRAGLAQPAMSLVVGILTWVVGAVAMVLMAVTICLIPVALLTGLLLLAAAIMAWIASGWVVGSKLLAVFKVSTPSVVLQATIGTMVLAIVYFLVSSIPCVDFIFGTLIASFGMGAIVLTRFGTRPYPVEAVVTPVQSPAVVEEDDIKLIEE from the coding sequence GTGCGAAAACAGATTGTGTTGGCGTTCAGCCTGGCGATTGTACTGTTGATGACGTTGGCCGTTCCAGTGTTGGCCCAATCAGATGGACCCGGTCAGATTGTCTTGGGTGGAGAATACACGCTGCAATCTGGTCAGATCCTCAGGGGTGACCTTGGCGTACTGGGTGGCAATGCCATCATCGAGAAAAACGCTACCGTTTTTGGAGACGTCATCGTTGCTGGTGGAAACCTGGACGTCGCGGGTAGAATCGACGGCGATATCGCGGTCTTCGGCGGCAATGTTACCCTGGAAGAATCGGCTACCGTCGACGGTGATGTGGTAAGCTTCGGCGGAAACGTCAGGCGTGAGGGTGGCGCTGTCGTCGAGGGTGATGTGACCGAGGATTATGCACCGGAGTTTCCCGGTTTTCGAGGGCTTCCGATTTTCCCCGGGAATCTGGATGACTTTCAGCCCATGTTGCCCAGGACGTCACCCGGTCAAGTGATCTTCGGTGCATTTCTGGGGTTCCTGCGCAGTGTTATCCTGGTCTTTGCTCTGAGCGGTCTGGCGCTACTGGTTGCACTGATCTGGCCCAGAGGAGTCGAACGGATCGGTCGGGCAGGACTGGCCCAGCCGGCTATGTCTCTGGTCGTCGGCATCCTGACCTGGGTCGTTGGTGCCGTTGCAATGGTCCTTATGGCGGTCACAATCTGCCTGATACCCGTAGCCCTCCTGACAGGATTGTTACTGTTGGCGGCAGCCATCATGGCTTGGATCGCATCTGGTTGGGTGGTCGGTAGCAAACTCCTTGCTGTTTTCAAGGTATCCACTCCCTCGGTGGTTTTGCAGGCGACAATCGGCACAATGGTTCTGGCGATTGTCTATTTTCTGGTAAGTTCCATACCCTGTGTGGACTTCATCTTCGGCACGCTGATCGCGAGCTTCGGAATGGGTGCAATTGTGTTGACAAGGTTCGGCACACGGCCATATCCGGTCGAGGCAGTTGTCACACCGGTTCAGTCCCCGGCAGTAGTCGAAGAGGATGACATAAAACTGATTGAAGAGTAG